A window of Parasynechococcus marenigrum WH 8102 contains these coding sequences:
- a CDS encoding LysM peptidoglycan-binding domain-containing M23 family metallopeptidase, translated as MAELPPLPSIDEVADISEEPAFWFRLRQRTSLFRLAASLDFDSEQLAEINDQPENHVFRSGSWFAIPAELRDRAEILFAVEANSVRTEPPITAPPPVQSTASVQRGDSLTTFLERHGINKEELKRFNPGLKLSELSAGNTVQVAKAKPGQQLMAIRPSVSGGASWPIRPDLSQLQSTNRPSRQLSPSTTYRWPTKGTFTSGYGWRWGRMHKGIDIANSTGTSVYSARDGIVTFAGWSGAYGYLVEIAHGDGESTRYAHNSRLIVSKGQVVPQGAPIALMGSTGRSTGPHLHFEIRRSGGAAVNPLSKLPQRRA; from the coding sequence TTGGCGGAGCTTCCGCCGCTCCCATCAATTGATGAGGTAGCCGATATCTCCGAGGAGCCAGCTTTTTGGTTTCGTTTGCGGCAGCGGACGTCTCTCTTCCGACTAGCTGCATCGCTTGATTTTGATTCGGAACAACTGGCTGAGATCAATGATCAACCCGAGAACCACGTATTCCGTTCCGGTAGCTGGTTCGCCATCCCCGCTGAACTGCGAGATCGTGCTGAAATTTTGTTTGCGGTTGAAGCTAACTCAGTCCGCACTGAGCCACCGATCACAGCCCCTCCTCCGGTCCAATCCACAGCATCTGTCCAACGCGGTGACTCCTTAACGACCTTTCTTGAACGCCACGGCATCAACAAAGAGGAACTGAAACGGTTCAACCCTGGCCTCAAACTCTCTGAACTCAGTGCCGGCAACACCGTTCAAGTTGCCAAGGCCAAACCTGGCCAACAACTGATGGCTATCCGACCAAGTGTGAGTGGTGGAGCCAGTTGGCCGATCCGTCCAGACCTCTCACAACTCCAGTCAACCAACCGGCCATCGCGGCAGCTCTCACCTTCCACTACTTACAGATGGCCCACGAAAGGGACCTTCACATCTGGTTATGGATGGCGTTGGGGGAGGATGCACAAAGGTATTGATATTGCCAACAGCACAGGCACATCGGTTTATTCGGCCCGAGACGGCATTGTGACCTTCGCAGGATGGAGTGGTGCTTATGGTTATCTCGTAGAGATTGCACATGGTGATGGTGAATCCACCCGCTACGCCCACAACAGCCGTCTCATCGTGTCGAAAGGGCAAGTTGTTCCCCAAGGGGCCCCCATTGCTCTGATGGGAAGCACAGGACGCAGCACGGGCCCTCACCTTCATTTCGAAATTCGTCGTTCCGGTGGTGCAGCGGTGAACCCTCTCAGCAAACTTCCACAAAGGCGCGCCTGA
- a CDS encoding methionine--tRNA ligase — translation MPYTLTTPLYYVNDRPHLGSTYTTLACDALARFQRLNGKAVVFITGVDEHGQKIQRTAEARQLSPQQHCDAISGSYRDLWSRWGISQDRFVRTTDPRHLQLVDQFFARVKGSGDVISGRQTGWYCVGCEEYKDDSAEAVDPSCPIHQKPLEWRDEENLFFRLSHYQSQIEELVARDDFIQPANRRQEVRNFVAQGLRDFSISRVNVSWGLPVPGHEGHTFYVWFDALLGYLTALLDDGGPVALERLEQCGWPASVHVIGKDILRFHAVFWPAMLMSAGLPLPKTVFGHGFLTREGLKMGKSLGNVLDPERLLERCGSDAVRWYLLRDIQFGDDGDFQQQRFVDLVNNDLANTIGNLLNRTSSMARKWFADAVPPHTDAVGPHHPLAVAANTAVTTVLTSMPSLGFKPAAEAVLQLAIAANGHLNDTAPWSRMKQPGKEAEVGDDLYAVLEATRIVGLLLSPLLPELSTRILEQLGTSINPDGWTEKLSWGGLVSGASLPKPSPVMQRLELEESL, via the coding sequence ATGCCCTACACCCTCACGACTCCGCTTTATTACGTCAACGATCGGCCGCACCTGGGCAGCACCTACACAACCCTGGCCTGTGATGCCCTGGCGCGCTTCCAGCGGTTGAACGGCAAGGCTGTGGTGTTCATCACCGGAGTTGACGAGCACGGACAGAAGATCCAGCGAACGGCTGAAGCCCGGCAGCTGAGCCCGCAACAGCACTGCGATGCAATCAGTGGCAGCTACCGCGACCTCTGGTCTCGCTGGGGGATCAGTCAGGACCGCTTCGTTCGCACCACCGATCCCCGTCATCTGCAGCTGGTCGATCAGTTCTTCGCTCGCGTTAAAGGATCAGGGGACGTCATCAGCGGCCGGCAGACCGGTTGGTACTGCGTCGGGTGCGAGGAATACAAAGACGATTCAGCCGAGGCCGTCGATCCCAGCTGCCCGATCCACCAGAAGCCGCTGGAGTGGCGGGATGAGGAAAACCTGTTCTTCCGCCTCTCCCACTACCAGTCGCAGATCGAAGAGCTGGTGGCTAGGGACGACTTCATCCAACCGGCGAACCGACGCCAGGAGGTGAGGAATTTCGTCGCCCAGGGGCTGAGGGACTTCTCAATCTCGCGGGTGAATGTGAGCTGGGGCCTGCCCGTGCCAGGCCATGAAGGCCACACCTTCTACGTGTGGTTCGATGCCTTGCTGGGCTATCTCACAGCGCTGCTGGATGACGGGGGGCCGGTTGCGCTGGAGCGTCTGGAGCAGTGCGGCTGGCCGGCATCCGTGCATGTGATCGGCAAGGACATCCTGCGTTTCCATGCCGTGTTCTGGCCGGCGATGCTGATGTCTGCAGGACTGCCTCTGCCGAAGACCGTGTTCGGCCACGGCTTTCTCACCCGAGAAGGCCTGAAGATGGGCAAGTCGCTGGGCAATGTGCTCGACCCGGAACGACTGCTGGAGCGCTGCGGATCAGATGCCGTTCGTTGGTATCTGCTGCGCGACATCCAATTCGGGGACGACGGCGATTTTCAACAGCAGCGCTTCGTTGATCTGGTGAACAACGACCTCGCTAACACCATCGGCAACCTGCTCAACCGCACCTCATCCATGGCCAGGAAGTGGTTCGCTGATGCCGTTCCACCCCACACCGATGCCGTGGGACCTCACCATCCCCTTGCCGTTGCGGCCAACACTGCCGTCACAACGGTCCTGACATCCATGCCATCCCTTGGCTTCAAGCCGGCGGCGGAGGCTGTTCTCCAACTGGCGATCGCAGCCAATGGTCATCTCAACGACACAGCGCCATGGAGCAGGATGAAGCAACCGGGTAAGGAAGCCGAGGTCGGCGATGACCTCTATGCCGTTCTGGAAGCCACCCGGATTGTGGGACTGCTTCTCAGCCCATTGCTGCCCGAGTTGAGCACACGAATTCTGGAGCAGCTCGGTACCAGCATCAATCCCGATGGCTGGACCGAAAAGCTGAGCTGGGGTGGCCTGGTGAGTGGGGCGTCTCTTCCCAAACCATCTCCGGTGATGCAGCGCCTCGAACTCGAGGAGTCCCTCTGA
- the pxcA gene encoding proton extrusion protein PcxA has protein sequence MAARNWIGLFSRGEGNNLTNALERGYEAALLIQSLELEFYADRKVRPELELSVPRSVQATVLRRFHAALQICRSSLSTVTPNRGQLDPQELRQLQLIETVVSRYSGKRSSSKSGMSTAPELLPRSLLGVFDSVRRQLDPSSEESVVAGFRRRRDSTLASLRILLLLVLVPLLVQQVSNTYIVGPAVERLSPDLSFLSYPKPQLEEVAVEKLRIYKEELEFDALLKGQEPLSSDLLVIKLRERAQELKQEADQESVQAIKNVLADLAGLMAFVVVCLVSRDQLRVLRGFLDEAIYGLSDSAKAFAIILFTDIFVGYHSPEGWTVLLDGIAHHFGLPTQENFILLFIATFPVILATIFKYWIFRYLNRVSPSSVATLKGMNGGG, from the coding sequence ATGGCCGCGCGGAACTGGATTGGTCTGTTCTCCCGGGGTGAGGGCAACAACCTCACCAACGCGTTGGAGCGTGGCTACGAGGCGGCGCTGCTGATTCAAAGCCTTGAGCTGGAGTTCTATGCCGACCGCAAAGTCCGGCCGGAGCTGGAACTTTCTGTTCCTCGATCCGTGCAGGCCACTGTCCTGCGGCGTTTCCACGCCGCCCTTCAGATTTGCCGGTCCAGCCTGTCCACCGTGACACCCAACCGGGGGCAGCTGGATCCACAGGAACTGCGGCAACTCCAGCTGATCGAGACCGTGGTGAGCCGTTACTCCGGCAAGCGCTCGTCCAGCAAAAGCGGCATGAGCACCGCCCCCGAGCTGCTACCTCGCTCACTATTGGGGGTCTTTGATTCAGTCCGTCGGCAATTGGATCCTTCTTCAGAAGAATCCGTGGTGGCAGGGTTCCGCCGTCGCCGTGATTCAACCCTGGCGTCGCTGAGAATCCTGTTGCTGTTGGTGTTGGTACCGCTGCTGGTCCAGCAGGTGTCGAACACTTACATCGTCGGGCCAGCGGTGGAGCGTCTGTCCCCCGATCTCTCGTTCCTCAGTTATCCGAAACCTCAGCTCGAGGAAGTCGCCGTGGAGAAACTACGGATTTACAAAGAAGAGCTGGAATTCGATGCCCTGCTCAAGGGGCAAGAGCCGCTGTCCTCAGATCTGTTGGTGATCAAGCTGAGGGAGAGAGCACAGGAACTCAAACAGGAGGCTGACCAGGAGAGTGTTCAGGCGATCAAGAACGTGCTTGCTGACCTGGCCGGTCTGATGGCATTTGTTGTGGTCTGTCTTGTGAGTCGCGATCAGCTGCGGGTGCTGCGTGGATTCCTTGATGAAGCGATTTACGGATTAAGTGACTCCGCCAAGGCCTTCGCCATCATTTTGTTCACAGATATTTTCGTTGGTTACCACAGCCCTGAAGGCTGGACGGTGCTCCTGGATGGCATCGCCCATCACTTCGGTCTGCCGACCCAGGAAAACTTCATCTTGTTGTTCATCGCCACCTTCCCGGTGATCCTGGCGACGATCTTCAAGTACTGGATCTTCCGGTACCTCAACCGCGTCTCCCCATCGTCTGTGGCGACACTCAAGGGGATGAACGGTGGCGGCTGA
- the psb32 gene encoding photosystem II repair protein Psb32 produces MSSLRRLANIVAAIGLFIVLACPPAAQAISPVDLGASRPDERVLDDAEVFSRASRSELNARLQDLAADRVDARVVTLRRLDYGLNLDSFGEELLAQWSSEGSEPLLLLLIETQNKRASIAADPTLQSQLPETLLTSTARTTMSVPLREGDRYRQATLDGINRLSTVLGGGEDPGPPAEIVRTTLPTNIPTQEETESSNATTWIIVLLVLGTIIPMATWWVFSR; encoded by the coding sequence ATGTCTTCCCTGCGTCGACTGGCCAACATTGTTGCCGCCATTGGCCTTTTTATTGTTCTTGCATGTCCCCCAGCGGCTCAGGCCATCTCGCCTGTTGATCTGGGCGCCAGTCGTCCGGACGAACGTGTCCTGGATGACGCTGAGGTGTTCAGCCGGGCCAGTCGTTCGGAACTCAACGCACGACTGCAGGATCTCGCTGCTGATCGCGTTGACGCCCGTGTCGTGACGCTGCGCCGGCTTGATTACGGGTTAAACCTCGACAGTTTTGGTGAGGAGCTCCTGGCTCAGTGGTCGTCTGAAGGTTCGGAGCCACTTCTGTTGCTTCTGATCGAAACCCAGAACAAGCGGGCCTCCATTGCTGCCGACCCCACGCTGCAATCTCAGCTACCTGAGACGTTGTTAACCAGCACGGCGCGAACCACCATGAGCGTTCCCCTCAGGGAGGGAGACCGCTACCGGCAAGCCACCCTCGATGGCATCAATCGTCTGAGCACAGTCCTCGGTGGTGGTGAGGATCCCGGTCCACCAGCTGAAATTGTTCGCACAACCCTGCCCACCAACATTCCCACGCAGGAGGAAACAGAAAGCAGCAATGCCACAACCTGGATCATCGTGCTGCTGGTGCTGGGCACCATCATCCCAATGGCGACCTGGTGGGTGTTCTCCCGATGA
- the lptC gene encoding LPS export ABC transporter periplasmic protein LptC, producing MDRSLLLIPALVLSSGLIGCTQQPVSQQDSAPPFVFRSLDLNQRRKDGKRDWDLSSPEARYDLSSRTVRARRPTGVLYNDNQPSFRISAELATVLNDGEMVILEGQVQLKQLQDQTVLIRGDRLVWRPAEERMVMDQNPEALDETSRLMAKRLTLIQSSNTLRFEGPTQLLRWTQHRQPDMEPDTEIRASKGRWNLETGELGVRGPVRALRRKNLTVTASALQGNTQQGFLDLIQPVRLEQKDGAINAGTTRWNLAEQRLRSFAPFQGKRQDATATGDGFVIDETATTVIISKACQLTQPGESLKAHRCSWNWVTNRVVADGDVVLRRQDPDQETRAPRMEGQLGSREGVRFGSTGQRVQSSIRFRPDQSRSAPPSSRPRVSF from the coding sequence ATGGATCGTTCTCTGCTGCTGATCCCTGCACTGGTGCTTAGCAGCGGTCTGATCGGTTGCACCCAGCAACCGGTATCTCAACAGGATTCCGCCCCGCCCTTCGTCTTCCGTTCCCTCGATCTCAACCAACGTCGCAAGGATGGCAAGAGGGATTGGGATCTCAGCAGCCCTGAAGCGCGATATGACCTATCGAGCCGCACGGTTCGCGCCCGACGCCCCACTGGAGTTCTTTACAACGATAATCAGCCTTCGTTTCGCATCAGTGCCGAACTGGCAACGGTGCTGAACGACGGCGAGATGGTGATCCTGGAAGGCCAGGTGCAGCTCAAGCAACTGCAAGACCAAACCGTGCTGATCCGAGGGGATCGGTTGGTTTGGAGACCCGCGGAGGAGCGCATGGTGATGGATCAGAACCCGGAGGCTTTGGATGAAACCTCCCGGTTGATGGCCAAACGGCTCACCTTGATCCAGTCCAGCAACACCCTTCGTTTCGAGGGCCCGACACAACTCCTGCGCTGGACACAACACCGACAACCGGACATGGAGCCAGACACCGAGATCCGAGCCAGCAAAGGCCGTTGGAATCTGGAAACCGGCGAACTGGGGGTGCGCGGCCCCGTCCGCGCTCTGCGCCGCAAGAACTTGACCGTCACAGCATCTGCCCTGCAGGGCAACACCCAGCAGGGCTTCCTCGATCTGATTCAGCCCGTTCGCCTGGAGCAGAAGGATGGTGCCATCAACGCGGGGACCACACGCTGGAATCTTGCTGAACAACGACTCCGATCCTTCGCTCCGTTCCAGGGCAAACGCCAGGATGCCACCGCCACAGGGGACGGATTTGTGATCGACGAAACGGCTACGACCGTCATCATTTCCAAGGCCTGTCAACTGACACAGCCTGGGGAGTCCTTGAAAGCCCATCGTTGCAGCTGGAACTGGGTGACCAACCGTGTGGTGGCTGATGGGGATGTGGTGCTCAGGCGTCAGGATCCCGACCAGGAGACAAGAGCTCCACGGATGGAGGGGCAACTGGGATCAAGGGAAGGCGTCCGTTTTGGATCGACCGGACAACGGGTGCAATCCAGCATTCGCTTCAGGCCGGATCAATCCCGCAGCGCCCCTCCATCGTCACGCCCTCGAGTTTCGTTCTGA
- a CDS encoding cofactor assembly of complex C subunit B translates to MPTPARVVLGCALVLLTLTLFNAGLAESITPELERAEVLCGMASVGLMLVAVLWTRADPTQAKPRPLSGEQGLQLDPDLDEAIREELAWGSHMLLTATPAATLLVFWRDQVLLRRGLLGDGDKAFTPGPICRRAMDRQTPISLVNTTLFPGRHEFDPVLDNLPAVLIVPLASEGVLILGGWSERCFSQADEQWLEGWGARLRTKLEGVTMEGRCGIDPA, encoded by the coding sequence ATGCCCACTCCCGCACGCGTTGTTCTCGGCTGTGCACTGGTGTTGTTGACACTGACGCTGTTCAATGCCGGCCTGGCTGAATCGATCACTCCTGAACTGGAAAGGGCTGAAGTCCTCTGCGGGATGGCCTCTGTTGGACTGATGTTGGTGGCTGTGCTGTGGACCAGGGCAGATCCAACCCAGGCGAAACCACGGCCACTCAGCGGTGAACAGGGTTTGCAGTTGGATCCTGATTTGGACGAAGCGATCAGGGAAGAGCTGGCCTGGGGAAGCCACATGCTTCTGACGGCAACACCGGCAGCAACCCTTCTGGTTTTTTGGCGTGATCAAGTCCTCCTTCGCCGCGGATTGCTGGGCGACGGTGATAAAGCGTTCACCCCCGGTCCGATTTGTCGACGTGCCATGGACCGTCAAACACCGATCAGTTTGGTCAACACAACCCTGTTCCCCGGGCGCCATGAATTTGATCCTGTTCTCGACAACCTTCCGGCTGTTCTGATCGTCCCCCTGGCATCAGAGGGAGTGCTGATCCTCGGGGGGTGGTCTGAACGATGCTTCAGTCAGGCCGATGAGCAGTGGCTTGAAGGCTGGGGGGCACGGCTCAGAACGAAACTCGAGGGCGTGACGATGGAGGGGCGCTGCGGGATTGATCCGGCCTGA
- a CDS encoding tRNA (cytidine(34)-2'-O)-methyltransferase: MTIPEPNSSLRVVLYEPQIPPNTGNIARTCAAFRLPLALIEPLGFCIDDRAVRRAGLDYWPHVQLSIHSNLDHLLGQLPHPHRLIGCSRHGGDSLGEFQFQHGDVLLFGREDNGLPGHVRDQCDRILTIPMPGGVDADGQGGVRSLNLSVACALVSYTAGHQLQMW; encoded by the coding sequence ATGACTATCCCTGAGCCGAACTCAAGCCTGCGGGTTGTCCTCTACGAGCCCCAGATCCCCCCCAACACAGGCAACATCGCGCGCACCTGTGCGGCCTTTCGGTTGCCGCTGGCATTGATTGAACCGCTCGGGTTCTGCATTGACGATCGCGCCGTGCGGCGAGCGGGGCTTGATTACTGGCCTCACGTGCAGCTCTCAATTCACTCCAATCTGGACCATCTGCTGGGTCAGCTGCCGCATCCACACCGCTTGATCGGCTGCAGTCGCCACGGAGGTGACAGCCTCGGCGAGTTTCAGTTCCAACATGGTGATGTACTGCTGTTCGGCCGCGAAGACAACGGACTACCAGGGCATGTGCGTGATCAGTGTGACCGCATCCTGACCATCCCGATGCCCGGGGGTGTGGACGCTGATGGTCAAGGGGGTGTTCGCAGTCTGAATTTGTCTGTGGCCTGTGCCCTGGTGTCTTACACAGCCGGTCACCAGCTTCAGATGTGGTGA
- a CDS encoding bifunctional adenosylcobinamide kinase/adenosylcobinamide-phosphate guanylyltransferase — MAADQNTSNLILVSGPSRGGKSRWAEHLLSGSADVTYVATAPDRPNDQDWQTRLDLHRRRRPSHWRLLESDADLTTALRTIPQQSSVLIDALGGFVACHLDASDQAWNACCEELVEQLAGMGQTCVVVIEETGWGVVPPTLIGGRFRDRLGSLAQSLDRQAHSAWLVLQGRAVDLHALSQRVP; from the coding sequence GTGGCGGCTGATCAGAACACGTCCAACCTCATCCTGGTCAGTGGTCCCTCCAGAGGAGGGAAAAGTCGCTGGGCTGAGCATTTGCTGTCGGGCTCTGCCGATGTCACCTATGTGGCGACCGCTCCGGATCGACCAAACGATCAGGACTGGCAGACCCGTCTGGATTTGCATCGCAGGCGACGCCCCAGCCACTGGCGTTTGTTGGAGTCAGACGCTGATCTGACCACCGCCTTGCGGACGATTCCCCAGCAATCATCCGTGCTGATTGATGCTCTGGGGGGATTCGTCGCCTGCCATCTGGACGCATCTGACCAGGCCTGGAATGCCTGTTGTGAGGAGTTGGTGGAGCAGCTGGCCGGTATGGGGCAGACCTGCGTGGTGGTGATCGAGGAGACCGGATGGGGGGTGGTTCCTCCGACGCTGATCGGCGGTCGCTTTCGCGATCGACTGGGATCCCTGGCCCAGAGCCTCGATCGACAAGCCCATTCAGCCTGGCTTGTGTTGCAGGGACGGGCCGTCGATCTGCATGCCCTCAGCCAGAGAGTGCCATGA
- a CDS encoding TerB family tellurite resistance protein, producing MNSAEAFAAIALAAVACDGSLGRDEAHALRAQLEYRTLYSSSSEAEMGDLFDRLLHRLRDQGVNGLVDEALPVLTFSQQQSALAVAAHLAHADRTVTAEESAFLKKLSTQMDLPEGEAASILIAIEALNRDSLDA from the coding sequence ATGAACAGCGCAGAAGCCTTTGCTGCAATTGCCCTTGCTGCCGTGGCCTGCGACGGCAGCCTCGGACGTGATGAAGCCCATGCCTTGAGGGCACAGCTGGAATATCGGACGCTATACAGCAGCAGCTCTGAAGCTGAGATGGGGGATTTGTTTGACCGTCTTTTGCACCGTCTTCGAGATCAGGGTGTCAACGGCCTCGTGGATGAGGCTCTGCCTGTTCTGACGTTCTCCCAACAGCAAAGCGCCCTTGCCGTGGCCGCACACCTCGCCCACGCCGATCGAACCGTGACAGCGGAGGAATCGGCGTTCCTAAAAAAACTGTCGACGCAGATGGACCTGCCTGAGGGCGAAGCGGCGTCAATTCTGATCGCCATTGAAGCGCTGAACCGCGACAGCCTGGATGCCTGA